From Rutidosis leptorrhynchoides isolate AG116_Rl617_1_P2 chromosome 3, CSIRO_AGI_Rlap_v1, whole genome shotgun sequence, a single genomic window includes:
- the LOC139901968 gene encoding uncharacterized protein: MDRIALNESTWMKTWEWIRLPNRRTHSELEELQLLLNNFKFEVNKRDCWSCSLHSNGLFSTPKLTHLIDEKLLPSVSQDNVTMRNNLLPQKIGLFIWRAIRNHIPIRTELDKRGIDLDSLRCPVCDEETETVEHILPKCSYVSDLWDRVFRWWQMRPMNQVCLDQRFKGFKPTATTNAFSKIWQAIEWTCGYVIWQNRNRVVFQKKKESVPMALNEVQIRSFEWITNRSKKLNIDWHQWFLKPNSFDDKGQH; the protein is encoded by the coding sequence ATGGATCGTATAGCATTAAACGAGTCTACTTGGATGAAAACATGGGAATGGATCAGACTACCAAATAGGAGAACACACAGTGAACTAGAAGAGCTGCAATTGCTATTGAACAACTTCAAGTTTGAGGTCAATAAAAGGGACTGCTGGTCATGTTCTTTACACTCCAATGGGCTGTTCTCTACTCCAAAACTCACCCATTTAATTGATGAGAAATTGTTGCCTTCTGTTTCGCAAGACAATGTTACCATGCGTAATAATTTGCTTCCACAAAAGATCGGCTTATTTATTTGGCGTGCAATTCGAAACCATATCCCCATTCGTACAGAATTAGATAAGCGTGGCATAGACTTAGACTCACTCAGGTGTCCGGTGTGTGATGAGGAGACTGAAACGGTAGAACACATCCTCCCCAAGTGCTCGTATGTTTCAGACCTGTGGGATAGGGTCTTTCGATGGTGGCAAATGAGACCCATGAACCAGGTATGTCTAGATCAAAGATTCAAAGGGTTTAAACCAACTGCAACGACGAATGCATTCTCGAAAATATGGCAAGCAATCGAATGGACTTGTGGATATGTGATTTGGCAAAACAGAAATCGTGTAGTCTTCCAAAAGAAAAAAGAAAGTGTTCCGATGGCTCTCAACGAGGTACAAATAAGATCGTTTGAATGGATAACAAATCGCTCAAAAAAGCTCAACATTGATTGGCACCAATGGTTCCTAAAGCCCAACTCGTTTGATGATAAGGGTCAACATTGA